A genomic window from Camarhynchus parvulus chromosome 27, STF_HiC, whole genome shotgun sequence includes:
- the LOC115913910 gene encoding LOW QUALITY PROTEIN: keratin, type I cytoskeletal 15-like (The sequence of the model RefSeq protein was modified relative to this genomic sequence to represent the inferred CDS: deleted 2 bases in 1 codon) encodes MATSYMSSSSTYGGGFGAGGSSCRLSSVRGGGVCRAPSIHGGSGGRGVSISSARYVSSSGGGYGFGGGYGGSFGGGAVCGFGGGSGFGGGAGFGGGFDFGGGFGGGDGLLSGNEKITMQNLNDRLASYLDKVRALEEANSDLEVKIRDWYQKQAPTSPARDYSNYYRIIEDLRDKILAATIDNSRVILEIDNARLAADDFRLKYENELFLRQSVESDINGLRRVLDELTLSRADLEMQIETLKEELAYLKKNHEEEMKEYSNQLSGTVNVEMDAAPGIDLTRALAEMREQYEALAEKNRKDAEAWFFTQTEELNREVATHTQQIQTSKSEITELRRNLQSLEIELQSQLSMKAGLEANLRDTEGRYCAQLAQIQALITSVEEQLSELRCDMERQNQEYKMLMDIKSRLEQEIATYRHLLEGQDAQLSGLNPKDGFGSSAGRRSGIDDDGKSISTRDRRYQ; translated from the exons ATGGCCACTTCCTACATGAGCTCTTCCTCCACCTACGGGGGTGGCTTTGGGGCg gggggcagcagctgccgcCTGTCCTCGGTGCGCGGTGGAGGCGTCTGCCGGGCCCCGAGCATCCATGGTGGCTCCGGCGGCCGCGGTGTCTCCATCTCCTCAGCCAGGTACGTCTCCTCTTCAGGAGGAGGCTACGGCTTTGGGGGGGGCTATGGAGGAAGCTTTGGAGGGGGGGCAGTCTGTGGCTTTGGAGGGGGCTCCGGCTTTGGAGGGGGCGCTGGCTTTGGTGGAGGATTTGACTTTGGTGGTGGCTTTGGTGGCGGCGATGGCCTCCTGTCTGGCAATGAGAAGATAACCATGCAGAACCTGAATGACCGGCTGGCTTCGTACCTGGACAAAGTACGAGCCCTGGAAGAGGCCAATTCTGATTTAGAAGTGAAAATCCGAGACTGGTACCAGAAACAGGCTCCCACCAGCCCCGCCCGTGACTACAGCAACTATTACAGGATAATTGAAGATCTCCGAGACAAG ATCCTTGCTGCTACCATTGACAATTCCCGGGTCATTTTGGAGATTGACaatgccaggctggctgctgatGACTTCAGACTGAA GTATGAGAACGAGCTGTTCCTGCGCCAGAGCGTGGAGTCCGACATCAACGGCCTGCGCCGGGTCCTGGACGAGCTGACCCTGTCCAGAGCTGACCTGGAGATGCAGATTGAGACACTGAAAGAGGAGCTGGCTTATCTGAAGAAGAACCATGAAGAG GAAATGAAAGAGTACTCGAACCAGCTGAGTGGAACAGTCAATGTGGAAATGGATGCAGCTCCTGGCATTGACCTGACCAGAGCTCTTGCTGAGATGAGGGAGCAGTATGAAGCTCTGGCTGAGAAGAACCGTAAGGATGCTGAGGCCTGGTTCTTCACTCAG actgAGGAGCTGAACCGTGAAGTTGCCACCCACACCCAGCAGATACAGACCAGCAAGTCAGAGATCACGGAACTGCGCCGCaacctgcagagcctggagatCGAGCTCCAGTCTCAGCTCAGCATG AAAGCCGGACTGGAGGCCAACCTGCGGGACACGGAAGGCCGATACTGCGCGCAGCTGGCTCAGATCCAGGCTCTCATCACCAGcgtggaggagcagctgagcgAGCTGCGCTGCGACATGGAGCGCCAGAACCAGGAGTACAAAATGCTCATGGACATCAAGAGTCGCCTGGAGCAGGAGATCGCCACGTACCGCCATCTGCTGGAGGGCCAGGACGCACA GTTGTCAGGACTGAACCCCAAGGATG GATTTGGGAGCAGTGCAGGACGTCGCTCTGGCATAGATGATGATGGAAAATCCATTTCTACCCGTGACAGGAGATACCAGTAA
- the LOC115913887 gene encoding LOW QUALITY PROTEIN: keratin, type I cytoskeletal 9-like (The sequence of the model RefSeq protein was modified relative to this genomic sequence to represent the inferred CDS: inserted 1 base in 1 codon; substituted 1 base at 1 genomic stop codon), which translates to MSCGTKSSSSTIRISSGGGGGGGGGGRCSGGGGGGGRSGGYSSMSSRKYTSSGGSGGFSGRSFGGGGSRSSYXGGFSSGSCGRISRSSYGGRMSGGSYGGGMSCGSMGGGLGSGGGGFGGMGGGYGGGGYSGGGFSGFGGSGGFGGGGSFGGGSFGGMGFGEDSGLLSTNEKLTMQNLNDRLASYMDKVRRLEEENSQLEQLIREWYKSQAPSQSKDYSQYYRTIEELQNQIVGANVDLNRMLLDMDNTRMTVDDFRLKYETEYTLHQSVASDINGLRPLLDQLTLSRSDLETQFESLKEELIFLKKNHEEEMRGLQGQSGGDVNVEVNATPGINLMEKLNEMRXEYERLIENNRKEVESWYETKMEEVNQQVHSSGQEIQSSNQQISELRREYQSLEIELQSQLSMIDSLQSNLDDTERRYNLQLQQIQGMIGPLEEELASIRCEMESQNEEYKMLLGIKTRLEQEIQQYRALLEEGQQDLVIPAGGMGGGIGGGMGGGRIGGGGYSGGGRGGGGGMSGGYGGGGSGMGGGSCGGGMGGGSSGGGIGGGSGGMGGGSGGMGGGSGGGCIGGGGGGRTSGGISSSHSYSSSSQSQSCRSGGESQGYGRKSFD; encoded by the exons ATGAGCTGTGGCACCAAATCTTCGAGCAGTACCATCAGAATTagcagtggaggaggaggaggtggtggtggtggtggaagATGCagtggtggaggtggtggagggGGTAGGTCTGGTGGATACTCCTCGATGTCCTCAAGAAAATACACCTCTTCTGGAGGCAGCGGGGGCTTTTCTGGGAGAAGCTTTGGtggaggaggctccaggagcagct GGGGGGGCTTTAGcagtggcagctgtggcaggatCAGCCGCAGTAGCTATGGGGGCAGAATGAGTGGTGGTAGTTATGGAGGAGGAATGAGCTGTGGAAGCATGGGAGGAGGACTTGGATCAGGagggggtgggtttgggggaatgGGAGGTGGTTATGGAGGTGGTGGATACAGTGGAGGTGGATTTAGTGGCTTTGGGGGTAGTGGTGGctttggtggtggtggcagcttTGGAGGAGGCAGTTTTGGTGGCATGGGCTTTGGGGAGGATTCTGGCTTGCTCTCCACAAATGAGAAGCTGACCATGCAGAACCTCAATGATCGCCTGGCGTCCTACATGGATAAAGTGCGACGCTTGGAGGAGGAAAACTCCCAACTTGAGCAGCTGATCAGGGAGTGGTACAAAAGCCAAGCTCCCTCTCAGAGCAAGGATTACAGCCAATATTACAGGACAATTGAAGAGCTGCAAAACCAG ATTGTTGGTGCCAATGTGGACCTCAACAGGATGCTTCTTGACATGGACAACACCAGGATGACTGTGGATGACTTCAGACTGAA GTATGAGACAGAATACACCCTCCACCAGAGTGTGGCAAGTGATATCAATGGATTACGCCCACTTTTGGATCAACTGACTCTGTCCAGATCTGACTTGGAGACACAGTTTGAGTCCCTGAAGGAGGAACTGATCTTCCTGAAGAAGAACCACGAAGAG gaaatgagAGGACTGCAAGGCCAGTCTGGTGGAGATGTCAATGTGGAGGTCAATGCTACTCCTGGCATTAACTTAATGGAAAAATTGAATGAAATGCGCTGAGAGTACGAGAGGCTCATTGAGAACAACAGGAAGGAGGTGGAGAGCTGGTATGAAACCAAG ATGGAAGAAGTTAATCAACAAGTCCACTCCAGTGGCCAGGAGATACAATCAAGCAACCAGCAGATCTCTGAGCTGAGGCGTGAATATCAGAGTCTGGAAATTGAGCTGCAGTCACAGCTCAGCATG ATAGACTCTCTGCAGTCCAACCTGGATGACACAGAACGTCGCTAcaacctgcagctgcagcagatccAGGGCATGATCGGGCccctggaggaggagctggccaGCATCCGCTGTGAGATGGAGAGCCAGAACGAGGAGTACAAGATGCTCCTGGGCATCAAGACCCGCCTGGAGCAGGAGATCCAGCAGTACAGGGCACTCCtggaggagggacagcaggatcTTGT AATCCCAGCAGGAGGAATGGGAGGAGGCATAGGAGGAGGCATGGGAGGTGGTAGAATTGGAGGTGGTGGTTAttctggaggaggaagaggaggaggtggtggcaTGAGTGGTGGATATGGAGGTGGTGGCAGCGGAATGGGAGGAGGAAGTTGTGGAGGAGGAATGGGAGGAGGAAGTAGTGGAGGAGGAATTGGAGGAGGAAGTGGAGGAATGGGAGGTGGAAGTGGAGGAATGGGAGGTGGAAGCGGTGGTGGATGcattggaggaggaggaggaggaagaaccTCAGGAGGCATCAGCAGTTCCCACTCCTACTCTTCATCTTCCCAGTCCCAGTCCTGCAGGAGTGGCGGTGAAAGCCAAG GATATGGAAGAAAATCTTTTGACTAA
- the LOC115913929 gene encoding keratin, type I cytoskeletal 19: MASYSFRQTSSSVVGGPGASSLRFGGSFRAPSIHGGSGGRGVSVSSARFVSSGLGSGLGGGYGGGSFSSSFSYGGDGLLSGNEKATMQSLNDRLASYLEKVRALEEANSDLETKIRNWYQKQGPSPARDYSPYFKTIEDLRDKILDATIDNARIVLQIDNARLAADDFKTKFETEQGLRMGVEADINGLRRVLDELTLSRADLELQIEGLKEELAYLKKNHEEELSALRGQVAGQVSVELDSAPGIDLSKILADMRDQYEQMAEKNRKDAEAWFHSKTEELNREVAVNTEQLQSSKSEVTDLRRTLQGLEIELQSQLSMKAALEGTLADTEARYGAQLAQIQGLVGSIEAQLAELRADMERQNTEYKILMDIKTRLEQEITTYRQLLEGQESQMFGSLSGIADKRDKH; encoded by the exons ATGGCCAGTTACAGCTTCAGGCAAACCAGCTCCTCCGTGGTGGGGGGACCCGGCGCCTCCTCCCTCCGCTTCGGGGGCAGCTTCAGGGCCCCCAGCATCCACGGGGGATCTGGTGGCAGAGGTGTGTCCGTGTCCTCTGCCAGGTTTGTCTCCTCTGGCCTGGGAAGCGGCCTGGGGGGTGGCTATGGTGGAggcagcttcagcagcagctttagCTATGGGGGTGATGGGCTGCTGTCGGGAAATGAAAAGGCGACCATGCAAAGCCTGAACGATCGCCTGGCCTCCTACCTGGAGAAAGTGCGTGCGCTCGAGGAGGCAAACTCCGACCTCGAAACCAAAATCCGGAACTGGTACCAAAAACAAGGACCAAGCCCAGCTCGGGACTACAGTCCTTATTTCAAGACTATTGAGGACCTTCGAGACAAG ATCCTTGATGCCACCATTGATAACGCCAGGATTGTGCTGCAGATTGACaatgccaggctggctgctgatGACTTCAAAACCAA gtTTGAGACTGAGCAAGGTCTGCGCATGGGCGTGGAGGCCGACATCAACGGCCTGCGCCGGGTCCTGGATGAGCTCACCCTGTCCAGAGCCGACCTGGAGCTGCAGATTGAGGGATTAAAGGAGGAACTAGCCTACCTAAAGAAAAACCACGAGGAG GAACTGAGTGCCTTGAGAGGACAAGTAGCCGGTCAAGTCAGCGTTGAGCTGGACTCTGCTCCCGGCATTGACTTGTCCAAGATCCTGGCAGATATGAGGGACCAGTATGAACAGATGGCTGAGAAGAACAGGAAGGATGCTGAGGCCTGGTTCCACAGCAAG ACTGAAGAGCTGAACCGTGAGGTTGCCGTTAACACCGAAcaactgcagagcagcaagtCCGAGGTCACGGACCTGAGACGCACCCTGCAAGGGCTGGAGATCGAGCTGCAGTCCCAGCTCAGCATG AAAGCGGCGCTGGAGGGCACCTTGGCTGACACAGAAGCGCGTtatggggcacagctggcacagatCCAGGGGCTGGTTGGCAGCATCGAGGCACAGCtagctgagctcagagctgacATGGAGCGCCAGAACACCGAGTACAAGATCCTCATGGATATCAAGACTCGGCTGGAGCAAGAGATCACTACGTACCGACAGCTCCTGGAAGGCCAGGAGTCCCA GATGTTTGGCTCCCTTTCGGGAATTGCCG ACAAAAGAGACAAGCACTGA
- the LOC115913921 gene encoding LOW QUALITY PROTEIN: keratin, type I cytoskeletal 19-like (The sequence of the model RefSeq protein was modified relative to this genomic sequence to represent the inferred CDS: substituted 1 base at 1 genomic stop codon) codes for MGSWTAWQLCTWGXLSDPFTMSCSIKRTSSTSYRSGGGGGGACGGSSGRSSSVSCRRYASSVIGGGSYGGGLSMGSLAGGFGGGFAGSCGPGGDLLLGGNEKVTMQNLNDRLASYLDKVRMLEEENAQLEHHIREWYRKQAPSVSKDYSSYYQTIEQLQNQIISATVDNNRMILDIDNSKMTADDFRMKYENELVIRQTVEADINGLRNILDDLTVTRSSLESELESLRDELTALKRNHEEEMRQLQSQTGGDVSVEVNAAPGQDLTKILNDLRDEYEHIIARNRKEVEQWYEVKIQEVNQQVTSSSQDIQTSSHQLSELRREMQNLEIELQAQLSTKSSLENSLAETDSRYGRMLQQIQAQVCSVEEELASIRCEMEGQSQEYKMLLGIKMRLEQEIQQYRSLLQEGQQDLVSCQGALQGGDMSSHSYSSSSYCHGQSSDKAGQSRVC; via the exons ATGGGAAGCTGGACTGCCTGGCAG CTTTGCACCTGGGGCTGACTATCTGATCCCTTCACCATGAGCTGCAGCATCAAGAGAACGTCCAGCACCTCGTACAGGAGCGGAGGAGGAGGTGGCGGTGCCTGCGGGGGCAGCAGCGGCCGCAGCTCCTCCGTGTCCTGCCGGCGCTACGCCTCCTCCGTCATCGGCGGGGGCAGCTACGGCGGCGGCCTGAGCATGGGCAGCCTGGCCGGGGGCTTTGGCGGGGGCTTTGCGGGGAGCTGCGGCCCCGGGGGGGACCTGCTGCTCGGCGGCAATGAGAAGGTCACCATGCAGAACCTCAACGACCGCCTGGCCTCTTACCTGGACAAGGTGCGGATGCTGGAGGAAGAGAACGCTCAGCTTGAGCACCACATCCGGGAGTGGTACAGGAAACAAGCTCCCAGCGTTTCCAAGGACTACAGCTCCTACTACCAGACCATCGAACAACTCCAGAATCAG ATTATTTCTGCCACTGTGGACAACAACAGGATGATTCTGGACATTGACAACAGCAAGATGACTGCCGATGACTTTAGAATGAA GTATGAGAATGAGCTGGTCATCCGTCAGACCGTGGAGGCTGACATCAATGGCCTGAGAAACATCCTGGATGATCTCACTGTCACTCGGTCTTCACTGGAATCTGAGCTGGAGTCCTTGAGGGATGAGCTGACTGCTCTCAAGAGAAACCATGAGGAG GAAATGAGGCAGCTCCAGTCCCAAACTGGTGGCGATGTGAGCGTGGAGGTCAATGCTGCCCCTGGACAAGACTTGACAAAGATCCTGAATGACCTGAGAGATGAATATGAGCACATCATTGCAAGGAACCGCAAGGAAGTGGAGCAGTGGTATGAAGTCAAG ATCCAAGAAGTCAACCAGCAGGTCActtccagcagccaggacatccagaccagcagccaccagctgagCGAGCTGAGGCGCGAGATGCAGAACCTGGAGATCgaactgcaggcacagctcagcacg AAAAGCTCTCTGGAGAACTCCCTGGCAGAAACCGATTCTCGCTATGGCCGCATGCTCCAACAAATCCAGGCGCAGGTCTGCTCCgtggaggaggagctggccaGCATCCGCTGTGAGATGGAGGGTCAGAGCCAGGAGTACAAGATGCTCCTGGGCATCAAGATGCGCCTGGAGCAGGAGATCCAGCAGTACCGGTcgctgctgcaggaagggcagcaggatCTTGT ATCATGTCAAGGAGCTCTCCAAGGAGGAGATATGTCCTCTCACTCTTACTCTTCTAGTTCTTACTGTCATGGTCAATCTAGTGACAAGGCAG GGCAGTCAAGAGTGTGTTAA
- the LOC115913932 gene encoding LOW QUALITY PROTEIN: keratin, type I cytoskeletal 14-like (The sequence of the model RefSeq protein was modified relative to this genomic sequence to represent the inferred CDS: substituted 2 bases at 2 genomic stop codons) has protein sequence MGSWTAWQLXTWGXLSDPFTMSCSIKRTSSTSYRSGGGGGGACGGSSGRSSSVSCRRYASSVIGGGSYGGGLSMGSLAGGFGGGFAGSCGPGGDLLLGGNEKVTMQNLNDRLASYLDKVRMLEEENAQLEHHIREWYRKQAPSVSKDYSSYYQTIEQLQNQIISATVDNNRMLLDIDNSKMTAEDFRMKYENELVIRQTVEADINGLRNLMDDLTLVRSSLESELESLKDELIALKRNHEEEMRQLQSQTGGDVSVEVNAAPGQDLTKILNDLRDEYEQIIEKNRREVEQWYEVKIQEVNQQVTSSSQDIQTSSHQLSELRREMQNLEIELQAQLSTKSSLENSLAETESRYGFLMQQIQAQVCSVEEELASIRCEMEGQSQEYKMLLGIKTRLEQEIQQYRALLNEGQQDLVASQGAFQGGGKSSQSYSASFSHSQCGEMSGQSRVC, from the exons ATGGGAAGCTGGACTGCCTGGCAG CTTTGAACCTGGGGCTGACTATCTGATCCCTTCACCATGAGCTGCAGCATCAAGAGAACGTCCAGCACCTCGTACAGGAGCGGAGGAGGAGGTGGCGGTGCCTGCGGGGGCAGCAGCGGCCGCAGCTCCTCCGTGTCCTGCCGGCGCTACGCCTCCTCCGTCATCGGCGGGGGCAGCTACGGCGGCGGCCTGAGCATGGGCAGCCTGGCCGGGGGCTTTGGCGGGGGCTTTGCGGGGAGCTGCGGCCCCGGGGGGGACCTGCTGCTCGGCGGCAATGAGAAGGTCACCATGCAGAACCTCAACGACCGCCTGGCCTCTTACCTGGACAAGGTGCGGATGCTGGAGGAAGAGAACGCTCAGCTTGAGCACCACATCCGGGAGTGGTACAGGAAACAAGCTCCCAGCGTTTCCAAGGACTACAGCTCCTACTACCAGACCATCGAACAACTCCAGAATCAG ATTATTTCTGCCACTGTGGACAACAACAGAATGCTTCTGGACATTGATAACAGCAAGATGACTGCTGAAGACTTCAGAATGAA gtaTGAGAATGAGCTGGTCATCCGTCAGACCGTGGAGGCTGACATCAATGGCCTGAGAAATCTCATGGATGACCTGACTCTGGTTAGATCTTCACTGGAATCTGAGCTGGAGTCCTTGAAGGATGAGCTGATTGCTCTCAAGAGAAACCATGAGGAG GAAATGAGGCAGCTCCAGTCCCAAACTGGTGGCGATGTGAGCGTGGAGGTCAATGCTGCCCCTGGACAAGACTTGACAAAGATCCTGAATGACCTGAGAGATGAATATGAGCAGATCATTGAGAAGAACCGCAGAGAGGTGGAGCAGTGGTATGAAGTCAAG ATCCAAGAAGTCAACCAGCAGGTCActtccagcagccaggacatccagaccagcagccaccagctgagCGAGCTGAGGCGCGAGATGCAGAACCTGGAGATCgaactgcaggcacagctcagcacg AAAAGCTCTCTGGAGAACTCCCTGGCAGAAACCGAGTCTCGCTATGGCTTCTTGATGCAACAAATCCAGGCACAGGTCTGCTCCGTGGAAGAGGAGCTGGCCAGCATCCGCTGTGAGATGGAGGGTCAGAGCCAGGAGTACAAGATGCTTCTGGGGATAAAAACCCGTCTGGAGCAGGAGATCCAGCAGTACCGGGCACTGCTGAATGAGGGGCAGCAGGATCTTGT CGCCTCCCAAGGAGCTTTCCAAGGAGGTGGAAAATCCTCCCAGTCATattctgcttccttctctcaTTCCCAGTGTGGAGAAATGTCAG ggCAGTCAAGAGTGTGctag